gcCGAGTCGATTAGAATCAAGAAATGCCTTGAAGGAGGAGTtgattctagatttttcctatgtaatttatgttgtttttgagtcatttaaacACTTGAATTCATATGTGATGCACCCGTGGCAAGGGTTCGTGACGACCCACACCTACGCAAAAGAGGGAGACACGCTTGtattgaaaaacattttcggggggggggggggtgtggagGTAAGTGACATCTAGGACAAAGGGAGAAGGAGAGGTCAAAGGTCGGGAAAAATGGGTTACGTAATTCATGGACGAACCCTCActacttttcagcaaaaaaaggaaaattgtgaaaagtgagagatgaattaatccgggaaatccaggtaccctcattaattattgtaataattggacgtatttctatcaaacggaactatgtgcattatgacgtgagccctgttatggacatattcgtatgggtctcagggctaatgtcttaacgcacatagttccgtttgatagaaatacatccaattagttttcagttcaatgaagacattttcttttgtgagcTTGCACTGACCTTTCACCTGGGAAACCCGAAAtgtagggatattttggaaatcgaagccactcttttgttttcgagaacAACAAGGAAAACTTTGGAGACCTCGAGGGCTCGGAACTTCTGGTACTTTGGTCAGTCGAAGTCGCGCAGCCGTAGGGGTTGAGCTTGAGCGTAGAGGATAATCAATCGGAAGTATATTTTATCGGAATATATTCATCTCGGGACCGCGTGTGATAGTCGTGTGATTCAAGTGCATTACCATCAATGcagtttcgtgttcggtactttatttccgtgttcggtactttaatttcgtgttcggtacttcattattaaaatttttctcagtgatccATTTCGTGAATATAGAAAGTGCAGTGAATAGTTGAACAGTCTTACTTTCCGCAAGTTTTCTATCCGCCGAAAGTTTTCGTCAGCATGCCTCTTCTTTTTCTGTCCAGTGTAATAGTTTGCTGTGTTTTACATTAAGTGGAGTTACTATTTGTTACTTGTGTCGGTTGTCATTGCGCGAATTTTCGGTAGTGATATTTCTATGAAGTTTGATTTGAGGATATCGTTTCGGAAGTCATTTTGCTCACGTGTATTCCTCAGGGTTGATTCGGTAAGTCGCTTGATGTcatcaacaaaatgttttttttctcttttcttcttttttttacgagagaagtgtAGTTACATTTAATATCGGTGacttaagtgtgaaaccacgtatttccagtaaattttatgctaccattttatttttcgaggaaaattaagtCGACTGTTTGGCTTGATATCTTtacagaacactgaaaaaaacacattggttctagagtcatgactcttaaaaacatcgacaagaaagaatactcttgattcaatcggatttatgcttgggtcaaaagaaatccgcttaaattaagaggcttgtttcttgatttaagctaaattctgattgaatcaagagtactttttcttgtcgatgtttttaagagtctcgacactagatccaatgtgttttctttccagtgaatattttgctaaaagagaggaaaaatcgaggtagttttcaaggaataagttgactagttttaccaagaaaaaataaagtgtaacaggaggtccgggacgtcgcagacggagataggtgatttcgcacttcggccatcgatatttaatttgagaatccctgtgggcgataatcttttgattttctcgagatttttttcacaatcagtcgagttatcgaggttatTCTGCGTATTGAaatgtgttgcaattttttgcagttGCGAATTACCTAACTTCTTCAtaaatcgatggccgaagtggaaaatcatacatttctattgtggtgtcataaaatttccacctttgtttaattttttcaggagaaacaagcaaacttcacggcttgaaattaatacaaagtattctgcatacagagaagaaagatcacggaagttttaaagaatttaggTAGACCAGTTtccccgagaaaaaatgaagtatgacaaaaTCTGTTGAATAGCAGACGGAAACGCGTGGTTctacacttaaggtgattcgatggacgccatattttgtgtcagaacggcatgcgatatatcgcatcaattggttccattttttcagctactcgtcatttttctccaattttgagatcgcaattctgttgtcaggagactaaatcactcacttactaattttaacaaagaaattcaacgcaataaaggcgtggttttttttagagagaaaatatcacattcgagggcagtttcgatatcagtatcgaatgcgatgttttctctgaaaaaaccacatctttattacgttgaatttctttgttaaaattgataagtgagtgctttagtcttctgacaacagaattgcgatctcaaaattggagaaaaatgacgagtagctgaaaaagtgGAACCAATTGTTCGATCCCGATCGAACAAACTTAGagcaattttaggaaatttcatcATACTCATATTTATCCCCCCCTCACTCTTGAGGATCCTCTCAATTTTATATATTATTTAATCACTCACTCATTTCATAGAAATAAGTTTAAATTCAATTCACCggcattcaaaatttcattataTCCAAGTGTCCTTGTTTGACACCCAAACTTGTTATTCTTGAGGGGCGGGCAGCAATTTACTACTCTTTTATTTTCACGACGCGAAGCGCGAAAAACACCGGCCATCACATTGCGCGCCCGCGGTAACTAATAAATTATTCCACCTCATTGCACACCTTGACCCGCCTCCCAGATTTGTGCGTCCTTAAAGGTGTCCTTTACCTTCTATTAAATTGAAAGTGCTCTTCCTAACCATTGTATAACTCGTCTTTAACACCCTTTTTATGTTTCCAACCTTTCTTTCATAattatcttcaaatttatcTCCATTACATCCAGTTTTCTTCGCAACCATGAGTCCCATCCatatgcaaattttccaaattttcactttctttaGCTTCAGTTCAATAAAAAACCCCCAAAACCTATATATATTTTGGAAGTACTCATTAAGCCCGACCTGCTCAAACCTTTATCGACcaataaatttcaaatctcaACTTTCAAATCCAACTTTCAAAATCCACGGCAAACACAGATCCGCTCCCCCTGGAGCCCCCCACCTAGCGGCCGTCCCCGCTCTGTTCCTTTTGGCTCTTGCGCGGCGCTCAAGACGTCAGCCGCTCGCCCCATAGAGTCACTTGTATCCAGCACGCTGAAGAAGACGGACCCGGACCTCACCACGGAAGCAGTTCTCTCCCGGATCAAGAATTTCTACCCGACGCCCCTGCCAAGGTAGACTCTGTGAACAAGGACAAGGACTCTGGCTCTCCATCGTTGGAAAGGACATCTTCCCGCTCTATGCAAGTCCCGTCAATCGACGGTCTCCACGAAGCAACGTGATCACCTGGCGCCTGCTCCTGCTCGCTGTTCGAAGGAAACCGACGTTACCTCATCCCGGTTCTCTGAAGTCCAGCTTGGCTCTCTCCAGTAATCGCGTAGTGATGAAAGGTATGCCACAAGCGCTGCCTCATCACCCTacgtattaatattttttctctttacaggTTCAATTCACTCTTCACCACAGGTGCATCGCCTGTCCTGCTTTTGGGCTATCCCAAAAAAGTACACTCCTCTAATTGCATGCCACGTTCACTATTCCGATAGTGAAGGTTTCATGCAATTAGCCGACTTGCTTTAATAAGCACCTTCTGTGCCTATTAGAACGTACTATTCAATTATCTCatttaatattccaaaatttctcaCTATCCCCATCTCAACCTAACCCCTAAATTGTGGAATTGAATCACTCTCGTGTTCAATCTCCATCAATTTAGTGGCATGCTTTAATGCAAATCTTCTATTTGCATTAGAACGCCCTTTTCATTCCCCCTTTCGGCCGATCATTTATTTTAGTCACTTTTTCACCTCTCagctcttttctctctttcctggtttgcttatttttcctcaaaatacgCTGGTCCCtcggtttttaattttatccccCCCTCTTTTCTGTTTCGCTCCTTTCTCatatccaattttttctcctcctcttctttttttctaagtttttcctctttatATCGCTCATAAaattggtccctcgggccggatctAGTTTCTGGCATAAATTCTCTAACTCTTAATGCTCGAAACTGGAATAGAGTGCGAACAGTCCTTAGGATTACGTCCACTTCATTAACCTGTCACAACATTCATTTTAAATCCTAGCGCAGCAGCGAAATATCGGTGCTGAACTAGGTCCTCAACCTTAGAAAATCCTGACGAAGCTTTATGACCGTAAAGCATACCAGGTTCTGAACCTTCGAAAAATCCTAGTACAGTTGCTGTTTCGTAATCAAACTAGGTATAATTCAGATTGACATTCCTGAAATAACGTTTGCTCTTTATCTCGAATTATTTAACCTCTCATTCAtaacctttcattttttcttccttatttaAAATGTCTTCCGACGACGAAAATAATGAGGCTCATCTGAACCACGATAATCATGATAACAATGACCAACATGATGATGAGCACCGCAACAACAATACAAATGCAGTGGATTTGCAAGGGGTATCCATCGTTGCCAAATTGGCAAACCTCTGCAAACTCGCCCGGAACACACGCGATGCTTTCCGACAGGTGCCGGACGAGGATGACATAGAAGCCTTCTCTCCTTCATTCAAAAGGCTGGAAAAGTATTGCGAGCGTTTCGAAATGCTAATGGATGAAGCAATCGAGTTTTCGGTCGCTCACCCTGATTCACCTTTAGAAGCAGATAGACTTCAAATCGAATTTGAGCGGCTTACGCGGGAAGCTCAAACTGAATATCTCAAACGATCAAAGAAGAACGATACGTCTAAACAACAAGATGCCTCTGGTTTTCAGACGATGATCAATCAAACAATGTTAAACACCGCCTTCAGCGGTTTTAACCCAAAAATTCGCTTACCAAAATTAGAGTTAACCCACTTTTCAggtcaaattgaaaattggcGAACATATTACAATTTATTCCTGGCATCTGTGCACAATTCTCCTCATCTAacagaagttgaaaaatttcaatacctTTTAGGTAGCTTGCGCGGTGAAGCCCTCGATCTAATTAAGAGCCTTGATATAACCACCGAAAATTACGAGGTAGCTTGGAATCTCCTTTGCAAAAGGTACCAGTCCACCAGGAGgcatattttctttcattttgcaggGTTGCTAGATCTCCcggaaattaaagaaaataagcAAGTACATTCTTTGCTCGCCAAAGTACGAGAGCATACTCAGGCTCTTAATGCCTTGGGTCACGCTACAGCCACTTTCGACGGTGTGCTTGTCACAATTCTTTCCCGAAAAATATCACCAAAGCTGTGGCGACGATTAGAGGACCACCGAGGCAGCAACAAGGAATAtccaaaattggaggaaattattTCCTTCCTGGAGAAAGAGGCCGCATACGCTGATGATCTGGTAACATCCAGAAAGGAGAATAAAGATGCGCAaacaaattcaaataaaaatactcCGAATAATTCGTCGAATAAAAATTCAACCAAGGCTCTAGTCACCACCACAAAGGACGATAAGTCTGAGAACCCTTCTGGACGAAACCAACGCACTCCCCCCTCTTGCGTGCTGTGCACAGAAcctcacaaaatttttcaatgtccTAAATTCCGTGATATGAATGCTTCTCAGCGCATCGAATTAGCTAAAAATCGTAAACTGTGTGAGCGCTGCCTCAGCGGTTTTCACGACACGGAGAAATGTCGTAGAGACTACCGGTGCATTGCTTGTGATGAACCCCATAACACATGGTTACACCCCCATAAACCTACCCCGACTCCTGAGAAACCGCAACCTGCGGTCTCAATGGTCGGCGCGACCTCCCAACCTGATACGATAATCTTATTGGCCACCGTACAGGTTGAAGTCTCCTCACCGAAGAAAGCCGCCATTCTAAGGGGCATTCTTGATTTAGGCTCTCAAACTACGATAATTGTGACCAAATGCGCTCGCGCACTTGGTTGCAACATAAATCCAAATCTTAACCCTGTGAACGGGATTTCTGGCTACCCCGTTCCTATTCGCGGAATAACACGAATCAATTTGAAATGTAATGGAAAAATGTTGATCCGCGATCACTCGGTCACGGTCATAGATAAAATTTCCAACCCAACTCCTTCTACGCCAATTTCACCGGAAGTTCGGCACCGCCTCACTAGCTACCCTTTGGCGGATCCTGATTTTGACAAGGTGAATGCACCTGTCGAAATTTTAATAGGCCTTGATATTTTGCCAGAACTCTTGTGTGGCGAAACCATTTCTCTCGGACCCGGTTTTCCAACGGCTCTGAAAACCAAACTAGGGTACGCCGTAATGGGCATCGCACCTACCGCCGACGCCACTCCTACTGTTTTACTGGCGACTGAAGATGAATACTCTACTCAAAATTCAATTGAtgaacaagaaaattttcaggttgcGATCCCTAAAAACTGGGAGCTAGAGGAGCCTCCGCCCTTCgttcctcctccccctccggaAAATCCTGCCGAAACCTTCTACAAGGAAACTACCGTCCGGATGCCCTCAGGCCGTTTTATGGTTCGCCTACCATTTTCGGATAGCCCTGAGAAATTGGGCAACTCAATGAGTCAGGCTCAATTGCGTTTCAAATCcttagaaagaaaatttcaaataaaacctGACCTTCGCGAGCAATACTCTAAGGCCATTCAAGGTCACATCGACGCGGGTCAGCTCAAGTTGGCCGCCCCTGACGTTCTAGACAAAATGCATTACGTACTCCCTCATCACGGGGTAATCAAGGAAACTTCGAGTACTACGAAGCTCCGAATAGTAAACGATGCAAGTGCCAAAACCTCCtctggtttctcacttaatgACCTCTTACACGTAggtcccaaaattttaaaggacaTACGAGAAGTATTGATTTCTTTTAGGCGACATAACATTGTTTTCTCTTGTGACATACGTCAAATGTACTTACAGATTCTCTTACATGAGGACGATCAGCCCTTTCACCTGATGCTGTGGCGATTTCATCCTAATGACCCTATCCGAATTTATCAGTACACCACTgtgattttcggagtttcatcATCGGCATTTCTGGCAATTCGAACCATCCAGGAGCTCGCCATCCTACATCGCGAAGAGTTTCCTCGCGCTTATAAGGTTATAATGGAAGAAATTTATGCAGATGACGCTGCCACAGGAGACGAAACAATAGAAGATGCCCTCGAGTTGCGCAGAGAGCTCATCAgcctttttgagcttggaggtTTTCAGCTCAGAAAATGGTTCAGCAATTCACCGCAATTACTGGCAGGTGTGCCTCCCGAGCAACTAGAAATTCCCTCCTCATGGAGAAGTGATGAAAGTGCCACATTTTCCGTCCTAGGACTACAGTGGTTACCGTCAGAAGATATTTTTACGTATAAAATCATAAGTCTGAACCGCCCGCGCACTAAGCGAGGGATTCTCTCCACCTACGCAACAATTTTTGACCCGTTGGGGTGGGTAGGTCCAGCTGTTTTTCCCGCCAAAAGTCTCACTCAGCATCTATGGCTAATTAAGTGTGACTGGGATGACCCTCTCCCAACCAATCTTGCTCAAACTTgggataattttttatcagatcTCAAATCCTTAGAGGACGTAAAAATCCCTCGTCAAAGTTGCCCGCCAAATTCGGAAATTCAAATTCACGGATTCGCAGACGCTTCAATTTTAGGATACAATGCCGTGGCATATATGCGTTTCCAGTTGCccgatggaaaatattcaacatCGTTAGTTGCCTCAAAAACTAAGGTTGCTCCTCTTAAAGTCGTATCTCTACCACGCTTAGAATTATG
The genomic region above belongs to Bemisia tabaci chromosome 8, PGI_BMITA_v3 and contains:
- the LOC109040338 gene encoding uncharacterized protein; translated protein: MSSDDENNEAHLNHDNHDNNDQHDDEHRNNNTNAVDLQGVSIVAKLANLCKLARNTRDAFRQVPDEDDIEAFSPSFKRLEKYCERFEMLMDEAIEFSVAHPDSPLEADRLQIEFERLTREAQTEYLKRSKKNDTSKQQDASGFQTMINQTMLNTAFSGFNPKIRLPKLELTHFSGQIENWRTYYNLFLASVHNSPHLTEVEKFQYLLGSLRGEALDLIKSLDITTENYEVAWNLLCKRYQSTRRHIFFHFAGLLDLPEIKENKQVHSLLAKVREHTQALNALGHATATFDGVLVTILSRKISPKLWRRLEDHRGSNKEYPKLEEIISFLEKEAAYADDLVTSRKENKDAQTNSNKNTPNNSSNKNSTKALVTTTKDDKSENPSGRNQRTPPSCVLCTEPHKIFQCPKFRDMNASQRIELAKNRKLCERCLSGFHDTEKCRRDYRCIACDEPHNTWLHPHKPTPTPEKPQPAVSMVGATSQPDTIILLATVQVEVSSPKKAAILRGILDLGSQTTIIVTKCARALGCNINPNLNPVNGISGYPVPIRGITRINLKCNGKMLIRDHSVTVIDKISNPTPSTPISPEVRHRLTSYPLADPDFDKVNAPVEILIGLDILPELLCGETISLGPGFPTALKTKLGYAVMGIAPTADATPTVLLATEDEYSTQNSIDEQENFQVAIPKNWELEEPPPFVPPPPPENPAETFYKETTVRMPSGRFMVRLPFSDSPEKLGNSMSQAQLRFKSLERKFQIKPDLREQYSKAIQGHIDAGQLKLAAPDVLDKMHYVLPHHGVIKETSSTTKLRIVNDASAKTSSGFSLNDLLHVGPKILKDIREVLISFRRHNIVFSCDIRQMYLQILLHEDDQPFHLMLWRFHPNDPIRIYQYTTVIFGVSSSAFLAIRTIQELAILHREEFPRAYKVIMEEIYADDAATGDETIEDALELRRELISLFELGGFQLRKWFSNSPQLLAVHLEVTEDLTTDSFIVALTKLACRRGNPAHLYSDCGSNLMGGGSDLRKITKQLRIDLKTCPELEKIIQERHIKFHPTSPAAPHHNGISEAAVKSTKNHLKKVTEGHSLTLEEFRTITVKIEAMLNSRPLAPLSSDPNDLAPLTPAHFLIGRALVSPLEPDYSELPSKKFPAKRWRRVQAITQSFWKRWGNEYLHTLQVRHKWFSKTRNLKIDDLVLIHDHSTVPLHWKMGRVVQLHPGTDGQVRVVRVRTSTGDLTRPVVKLYPLPMETDESDPEENDE